In Cervus elaphus chromosome 5, mCerEla1.1, whole genome shotgun sequence, the following proteins share a genomic window:
- the LOC122694734 gene encoding myosin-3 produces MSSDTEMEVFGIAAPFLRKSEKERIEAQNQPFDAKTYCFVVDSKEEYAKGRIKSTQDGKVTVETEDNRTLVVKPEDVYAMNPPKFDRIEDMAMLTHLNEPAVLYNLKDRYTSWMIYTYSGLFCVTVNPYKWLPVYNPEVVEGYRGKKRQEAPPHIFSISDNAYQFMLTDRENQSILITGESGAGKTVNTKRVIQYFATIAATGDLAKKKDSKMRGTLEDQIISANPLLEAFGNAKTVRNDNSSRFGKFIRIHFGTTGKLASADIETYLLEKSRVTFQLKAERSYHIFYQILSNKKPELIELLLITTNPYDYPFISQGEILVASIDDAEELLATDSAIDILGFTPEEKSGLYKLTGAVMHYGNMKFKQKQREEQAEPDGTEVADKTAYLMGLNSSDLLKALCFPRVKVGNEYVTKGQTVDQVHHAVNALSKSVYEKLFLWMVTRINQQLDTKLPRQHFIGVLDIAGFEIFEYNSLEQLCINFTNEKLQQFFNHHMFVLEQEEYKKEGIEWTFIDFGMDLAACIELIEKPMGIFSILEEECMFPKATDTSFKNKLYDQHLGKSANFQKPKVVKGRAEAHFSLIHYAGTVDYSVSGWLEKNKDPLNETVVGLYQKSSNRLLAHLYATFTTADADSGKKKVAKKKGSSFQTVSALFRENLNKLMSNLRTTHPHFVRCIIPNETKTPGAMEHSLVLHQLRCNGVLEGIRICRKGFPNRILYGDFKQRYRVLNASAIPEGQFIDSKKACEKLLASIDIDHTQYKFGHTKVFFKAGLLGTLEEMRDDRLAKLITRTQAVCRGFLMRVEFQKMVQRRESIFCIQYNIRAFMNVKHWPWMKLFFKIKPLLKSAETEKEMATMKEEFQKTKDELAKSEAKRKELEEKLVTLVQEKNDLQLQVQAESENLLDAEERCDQLIKAKFQLEAKIKEVTERAEDEEEMNAELTAKKRKLEDECSELKKDIDDLELTLAKVEKEKHATENKVKNLTEELAGLDETIAKLTREKKALQEAHQQTLDDLQAEEDKVNSLSKIKSKLEQQVDDLESSLEQEKKLRVDLERNKRKLEGDLKLAQESILDLENDKQQLDERLKKKDFEYCQLQSKVEDEQTLGLQFQKKIKELQARIEELEEEIEAERATRAKTEKQRSDYARELEELSERLEEAGGVTSTQIELNKKREAEFLKLRRDLEEATLQHEAMVAALRKKHADSVAELGEQIDNLQRVKQKLEKEKSEFKLELDDLGSNVESVSKSKANLEKICRTLEDQLSEARGKNEEIQRSLSELSTQKSRLQTEAGELSRQLEEKESTVSQLSRSKQAFTQQIEELKRQLEEESKAKNALAHALQSSRHDCDLLREQYEEEQESKAELQRALSKANSEVAQWRTKYETDAIQRTEELEEAKKKLAQRLQDSEEQVEAVNAKCASLEKTKQRLQAEVEDLMVDVDRANSLAAALDKKQRNFDKVLAEWKTKCEESQAELEASLKESRSLSTELFKLKNAYEEALDQLETVKRENKNLEQEIADLTEQIAESGKTIHELEKSRKQIELEKADIQLALEEAEAALEHEEAKILRIQLELTQVKSEIDRKMAEKDEEIEQLKRNYQRTVETMQSALDAEVRSRNEAIRIKKKMEGDLNEIEIQLSHANRQAAETLRHLRSVQGQLKDTQLHLDDALRGQEDLKEQLAIVERRANLLQAEVEELRATLEQTERSRKIAEQELLDANERVQLLHTQNTSLIHTKKKLETDLTQLQSEVEDASRDARNAEEKAKKAITDAAMMAEELKKEQDTSAHLERMKKNLEQTVKDLQHRLDEAEQLALKGGKKQIQKLETRIRELEAELEGEQKKNTESVKGLRKYERRVKELTYQSEEDRKNVLRLQDLVDKLQVKVKSYKRQAEEADEQANAHLTKFRKAQHELEEAEERADIAESQVNKLRAKTRDFSSSRMVVHESEE; encoded by the exons ATGAGTAGCGACACCGAAATGGAAGTGTTCGGCATTGCCGCTCCCTTCCTCCGGAAGTCAGAAAAGGAGAGGATCGAGGCTCAGAACCAGCCCTTTGATGCCAAGACCTACTGCTTCGTGGTTGACTCTAAGGAAGAGTATGCCAAGGGGAGAATTAAGAGCACCCAGGACGGGAAGGTCACGGTGGAAACTGAAGACAACAGG ACGCTGGTGGTGAAGCCAGAGGACGTGTACGCGATGAACCCCCCCAAGTTCGACCGGATCGAGGACATGGCCATGCTGACGCACCTAAACGAGCCGGCCGTGCTGTACAACCTCAAGGACCGCTACACCTCCTGGATGATCTAC ACCTACTCGGGCCTCTTCTGCGTCACCGTCAACCCCTACAAGTGGCTGCCGGTGTACAACCCTGAGGTGGTGGAGGGCTACCGGGGCAAGAAGCGCCAGGAGGCCCCGCCCCACATCTTCTCCATCTCTGACAACGCCTATCAGTTCATGCTCACAG ATCGTGAAAACCAGTCTATTCTGATCAC TGGAGAATCCGGGGCAGGAAAGACTGTGAACACCAAGAGGGTCATCCAGTACTTTGCAACAATTGCAGCCACTGGAGACCTCGCCAAGAAGAAGGACTCCAAGATGAGG gggacgcTGGAAGACCAGATCATCAGCGCCAACCCGCTGCTGGAGGCCTTCGGGAACGCCAAGACCGTGAGGAACGACAACTCGTCCCGCTTT GGCAAGTTCATCCGCATCCATTTTGGTACCACGGGGAAGCTGGCCTCTGCAGATATTGAAACAT ATCTGCTGGAAAAATCAAGAGTGACCTTCCAGCTGAAGGCTGAGAGAAGCTACCACATCTTCTACCAGATTCTTTCCAATAAGAAGCCCGAGCTCATAG AGCTGCTGCTCATCACAACCAACCCTTACGACTACCCCTTCATCAGCCAAGGTGAGATCCTGGTGGCCAGCATTGATGACGCTGAGGAGCTGCTGGCCACGGAT AGCGCCATTGACATCCTGGGCTTCACCCCCGAGGAGAAGTCTGGGCTGTACAAGCTGACAGGCGCTGTGATGCACTACGGGAACATGAAGTTCAAACAGAAGCAGCGGGAGGAGCAGGCAGAGCCGGATGGCACGGAAG TGGCTGACAAGACAGCCTATCTGATGGGCCTGAACTCTTCGGACCTCCTGAAAGCTTTATGCTTCCCCAGAGTCAAAGTTGGGAATGAGTATGTTACCAAGGGCCAGACCGTGGATCAG GTGCACCACGCCGTGAATGCCCTCTCCAAATCTGTCTATGAGAAGTTGTTCCTGTGGATGGTCACCCGCATCAACCAGCAGCTGGACACCAAGCTGCCGAGGCAACACTTCATTGGTGTCCTGGACATCGCAGGCTTTGAGATCTTTGAG TATAACAGCCTGGAGCAGCTGTGCATCAACTTCACCAATGAGAAACTGCAACAGTTTTTCAACCACCACATGTTTGTGCTGGAGCAGGAGGAATACAAAAAGGAAGGCATCGAGTGGACGTTCATCGACTTCGGGATGGACCTGGCTGCCTGCATCGAGCTCATCGAGAAG CCTATGGGCATCTTCTCCATCCTGGAAGAGGAGTGCATGTTCCCCAAGGCCACGGACACCTCCTTCAAGAACAAGCTGTATGACCAGCACCTGGGCAAGTCTGCCAACTTCCAGAAGCCCAAGGTGGTCAAGGGCAGAGCCGAGGCCCACTTCTCCCTGATCCACTACGCGGGCACCGTGGACTACAGTGTCTCGGGCTGGCTGGAGAAGAACAAGGACCCTCTGAACGAGACGGTGGTTGGACTGTACCAGAAGTCCTCCAACAGGCTCCTGGCGCACCTCTATGCCACCTTCACCACCGCAGACG CTGACAGCGGAAAGAAGAAAGTTGCCAAGAAAAAGGGTTCTTCCTTCCAAACTGTCTCTGCCCTTTTCAGG GAAAACCTGAACAAGTTGATGTCAAATTTAAGAACAACGCACCCTCACTTTGTACGCTGTATAATTCCCAACGAGACCAAAACCCCAG GCGCCATGGAGCACAGCCTGGTCCTGCACCAGCTGCGCTGTAACGGGGTGCTGGAGGGAATCCGCATCTGCAGGAAGGGCTTCCCCAACAGGATCCTCTACGGGGACTTCAAACAGAG ATACCGAGTGCTGAATGCCAGTGCCATCCCTGAGGGGCAGTTCATCGACAGTAAGAAGGCGTGTGAAAAGCTGCTGGCATCCATTGACATCGACCACACTCAGTACAAGTTTGGACACACCAAG GTGTTCTTCAAGGCCGGCTTGCTGGGAACCCTGGAGGAAATGCGGGATGACCGCCTGGCCAAGCTGATCACCCGGACGCAGGCCGTGTGCAGAGGGTTCCTCATGCGCGTGGAATTCCAGAAGATGGTGCAGAGAAG GGAGTCCATCTTCTGTATCCAGTACAACATCCGAGCCTTCATGAACGTCAAGCACTGGCCCTGGATGAAACTCTTTTTCAAAATCAAGCCCCTTCTCAAGAGTGCAGAGACGGAGAAGGAGATGGCCACCATGaaggaagagttccagaaaaccaagGATGAACTGGCCAAGTCAGAGGCAAAAAGGAAGGAACTAGAGGAAAAACTGGTGACTCTAGTACAAGAGAAGAATGACCTGCAGCTGCAAGTACAAGCT gaaagtgaaaactTGTTGGATGCAGAGGAAAGATGTGATCAGCTGATCAAGGCCAAGTTCCAGCTGGAGGCTAAGATCAAGGAGGTGACAGAGAGAGCTGAGGATGAGGAAGAGATGAATGCTGAGCTGACGGCCAAGAAGAGGAAACTGGAGGACGAATGTTCGGAACTGAAGAAAGACATAGATGACCTTGAGCTGACACTGGCCAAGGTTGAGAAGGAGAAACACGCCACAGAGAATAAG GTTAAAAACCTCACTGAAGAACTCGCCGGGTTGGATGAAACCATTGCAAAGTTAACCAGAGAGAAGAAGGCGCTGCAGGAGGCCCACCAGCAGACCCTGGATGACCTGCAAGCAGAAGAGGACAAAGTCAATTCTTTAAGCAAAATCAAGAGCAAACTGGAACAGCAGGTGGATGAT CTGGAAAGCTCCCTGGAACAAGAAAAGAAGCTCCGTGTAGACCTGGAAAGGAACAAAAGGAAGCTGGAGGGAGACCTGAAGCTCGCCCAGGAGTCCATCCTGGATCTGGAGAACGACAAGCAGCAGCTGGATGAGCGGCTCAAGAA GAAAGATTTTGAGTACTGTCAACTGCAAAGCAAAGTGGAAGATGAGCAGACTCTGGGTCTGCAGTTtcagaagaaaatcaaagagCTTCAG GCCCGGATCGAGGAGCTGGAAGAAGAGATCGAGGCAGAGAGGGCGACCCGCGCCAAGACGGAGAAGCAGCGCAGCGACTATGCCCGGGAGCTGGAGGAGCTGAGCGAGCGGCTGGAGGAGGCGGGGGGCGTCACGTCCACCCAGATTGAGCTGAACAAGAAGCGGGAGGCCGAGTTCCTGAAGCTGCGCCGGGACCTGGAGGAGGCCACGCTGCAGCACGAGGCCATGGTGGCCGCTCTTCGCAAGAAGCACGCGGACAGTGTGGCCGAGCTGGGGGAGCAGATCGACAACCTGCAGAGGGTCAAGCAgaagctggagaaggagaagagcGAGTTCAAGCTGGAGCTCGACGACCTGGGCAGCAACGTGGAGAGCGTGTCCAAGTCTAAG GCGAATCTGGAGAAGATCTGCCGCACCCTGGAGGACCAGTTAAGCGAGGCCCGGGGCAAGAACGAGGAGATTCAGAGGAGCCTGAGCGAGCTGAGCACCCAGAAGTCCCGGCTGCAGACGGAGGCTG GTGAGCTGAGTCGTCAGTTGGAGGAAAAGGAGAGCACAGTATCGCAACTTTCCAGAAGCAAGCAAGCATTTACCCAGCAAATAGAAGAGCTCAAGAGGCAGTTAGAGGAAGAGAGCAAG GCCAAGAACGCCCTGGCCCACGCCCTGCAGTCCTCCCGCCACGACTGTGACCTGCTGCGGGAACAGTACGAGGAGGAGCAGGAATCCAAGGCCGAGCTGCAGAGGGCGCTGTCCAAGGCCAACAGCGAGGTGGCCCAGTGGAGGACCAAGTACGAGACAGACGCCATCCAGCGCacggaggagctggaggaggccaA GAAAAAGCTGGCTCAGCGCCTCCAGGATTCCGAGGAGCAGGTGGAGGCGGTGAACGCGAAGTGCGCATCCTTGGAGAAGACCAAGCAGAGGCTGCAAGCGGAGGTGGAGGACCTGATGGTCGACGTGGACAGAGCCAACTCCCTGGCCGCTGCCCTGGACAAGAAGCAGAGGAACTTCGACAAG GTGCTCGCTGAGTGGAAAACCAAGTGTGAGGAGAGCCAGGCAGAGCTGGAGGCATCTCTGAAGGAGTCCCGCTCCTTGAGCACCGAGCTCTTCAAACTGAAAAACGCCTACGAAGAAGCCTTAGATCAACTTGAAACTGTGAAACGAGAAAATAAGAATTTAGAGC AGGAGATAGCAGATCTCACGGAGCAAATCGCTGAAAGTGGTAAAACCATCCATGAGctggagaaatcaaggaaacagaTCGAGCTGGAAAAGGCTGATATCCAGCTGGCTCTGGAGGAAGCAGAG GCCGCCCTTGAGCACGAAGAGGCCAAGATCCTCCGAATCCAGCTGGAACTGACTCAAGTGAAATCAGAAATCGATAGAAAGATGGCCGAAAAAGATGAAGAGATCGAGCAGCTGAAGAGGAACTACCAGAGGACCGTAGAGACGATGCAGAGCGCCCTGGATGCCGAGGTGCGGAGCCGGAATGAGGCCATCAGGATCAAGAAGAAGATGGAGGGGGACCTGAACGAAATCGAGATCCAGCTGAGCCATGCCAACCGCCAGGCCGCAGAAACCCTCAGACACCTCCGGAGTGTCCAGGGGCAGCTGAAG GATACCCAGCTCCACCTGGATGACGCTCTGCGGGGCCAGGAGGACCTGAAGGAGCAGCTGGCGATCGTGGAGCGCAGAGCCAACCTGCTGCAGGCCGAGGTGGAGGAGCTGCGGGCCACCCTGGAGCAGACGGAGAGGAGCAGGAAGATCGCAGAGCAGGAGCTCCTGGATGCCAACGAGAGGGTGCAGCTCCTGCACACCCAG AACACCAGCCTCATCCACACCAAGAAGAAGCTGGAGACGGACCTCACGCAGCTCCAGAGCGAGGTTGAGGATGCCAGCAGGGACGCGAGGAACGCTGAAGAGAAAGCGAAGAAGGCCATCACCGAC GCAGCCATGATGGCTGAGGAGCTGAAGAAGGAGCAGGACACCAGTGCCCACCTGGAGCGGATGAAGAAGAACCTGGAGCAGACGGTGAAGGATCTGCAGCACCGCCTGGACGAGGCTGAGCAGCTGGCCCTGAAGGGCGGGAAGAAGCAGATCCAGAAGCTGGAGACACGG ATCCGAGAGCTGGAGGCCGAGCTTGAGGGGGAGCAGAAGAAGAACACTGAGTCTGTTAAGGGCCTGAGGAAGTACGAGCGGCGGGTCAAGGAGTTAACTTACCAG AGTGAAGAGGACAGGAAGAATGTGCTGAGATTACAGGATCTGGTGGACAAACTTCAAGTGAAGGTCAAGTCCTACAAGAGGCAGGCGGAGGAGGCT GATGAACAAGCCAACGCTCATCTCACCAAGTTCCGAAAAGCTCAGCATGAGCTGGAGGAAGCTGAAGAACGGGCCGATATCGCCGAATCTCAAGTCAATAAGCTGCGCGCGAAGACCCGAGACTTCTCCTCCAGCCGG ATGGTGGTCCACGAGAGTGAAGAGTGA